One genomic segment of Plasmodium cynomolgi strain B DNA, chromosome 14, whole genome shotgun sequence includes these proteins:
- a CDS encoding RAP protein (putative) gives MTVVGKKDRELSLLMHQQMKRIHSNFDVTSICKLFQLFTFGKSKPVLLIKMLSETFLRRLQGGAAKSDESAKSVQPSESAEPSESAKSAAPAEPPLLPWHVRELVAIFCFFRIDSKKHIKSIFHHCTPWIAKNVQRFTPKDITIILYSSVQLGRQDPIMLSAVVKHVAFKGDSFQFFQLAIILNCFAKLGEKNNKLCRVVCDQVKRRMHMAPSQGVTSSDVHPNEVVEIGPIGVEADCVASTLGGPAANAPSGCAVDPERDSTGVLRHNGGSSTAGRSTSEGRSTAQRRSTAQGGYPQPKDVSVLLNALVKLEYYDNATFNCLIPFIINNASKFSPQSLSNLVHAYSQMQIKNTLMLNKISEECIIKMKKFKNIEMSNLASSLIRLNIKDKVLFTYMIDEFLYRATIGVKYKGYRFDVVSLQQLAYSFSKVGLSDEKVYVVLHRLLLRSIRQLRKGATQGAPAAALVGGNRAEHRDGKRDGKLPEQPRRSEGSIVRRGPQFDFLCLSTFVNSYAAAKMKPKHLFHFVSYIIREKKKKKELLSNQSLCCLVYGLAKLGLQDRKIHQLLLKEGTERVDTLKPFQAVLLLYSFSKLRIYSRMFVKRAVQLCSRNIHQLALADLSLACYSLSNMLCRDVVFLYKVSKIIILKNYELERTNVCQLFNSFTKLCFFYKPIYQLVFQRMVVCMHDLGEKELANVALSFAYYFHVVRLCLCEGAAKERSEEERSEKRSEMGSEKRSEKPHSEGSPPHEDPPSEGSPPHGDPPSERHLVQTHPDLFFRNELNIFFNLIFLLNEKYRQEISIISIQQLQIVDLYLRASFPKYYDFPKFLKTFFVKVRSVKLQIDDYLIMSSKTHRNVSRFLSLVGVAHRSEVQFGPYQLDIVVDFLQNEKKMRALFPSGAIPSVEAHPRVEAHPSVEAHPSVEAHPNVEAHPNGDIIYKTKRLQGQNLLAERSHCEKPNTHNVVQKKIKKNIVVEVDGISHFYKESHSRTINSIIKNFILKKCGWHIIHIPYQEWNQCIDFRRRLLYSVQVLRHILRLNREDISVGDFLHLLEGHTPVKGQTYRTAPDARVPNNEEHVTSVEAETSISNHGEMKNGADLLDTPHFYTVSEEELFRNQTKNRSRHQKGLMMKMHQDNQLSYHFNM, from the coding sequence ATGACAGTAGTTGGAAAGAAGGACAGAGAGTTGAGCTTGCTGATGCATCAGCAGATGAAAAGGATACACTCTAACTTCGACGTGACTAGCATATGTAAGCTTTTTCAATTATTTACCTTCGGAAAGTCGAAGCCAGTTCTTTTGATAAAGATGCTGTCCGAGACGTTCCTCAGGcgcctgcaggggggggcgGCCAAGTCGGACGAGTCAGCTAAGTCAGTCCAGCCATCCGAGTCAGCCGAGCCATCCGAGTCAGCTAAGTCAGCCGCGCCAGCCGAACCACCCCTGCTGCCCTGGCACGTGCGCGAACTGGTGGctattttctgcttcttccgaATCGACTCGAAGAAACACATAAAGTCTATCTTCCACCACTGCACCCCGTGGATAGCAAAGAACGTGCAAAGGTTCACCCCCAAGGATATCACGATCATTTTGTATAGCAGCGTGCAGCTGGGGAGGCAGGACCCCATTATGTTGAGTGCTGTGGTGAAGCATGTCGCCTTTAAGGGGGACTCGTTTCAGTTTTTCCAGCTAGCCATTATCCTTAACTGCTTCGCGAAATtgggggagaagaacaacaaGCTATGCAGAGTTGTGTGTGATCAGGTTAAAAGGAGGATGCACATGGCGCCCTCGCAAGGGGTGACCAGCTCAGATGTTCACCCCAACGAAGTGGTCGAAATAGGTCCCATTGGTGTAGAAGCGGATTGTGTGGCAAGTACACTCGGAGGTCCCGCTGCTAACGCACCAAGTGGGTGCGCAGTCGACCCTGAGAGGGACTCCACAGGTGTACTCAGGCACAATGGGGGAAGCTCCACTgcggggagaagcacctctgaggggagaagcaccgcTCAGCGAAGAAGCACCGCTCAGGGGGGCTACCCCCAACCGAAAGACGTGTCCGTGCTGCTGAACGCCCTGGTAAAGCTAGAGTATTACGACAACGCAACGTTTAACTGCCTGATCCCCTTCATCATAAACAACGCTTCCAAGTTCTCCCCCCAATCACTAAGTAACTTAGTTCACGCATACTCTCagatgcaaataaaaaacaccCTAATgctgaacaaaatttcaGAAGAATgtattattaaaatgaaaaagttcAAAAATATCGAGATGAGtaatttggctagctcacTTATTAGATTAAACATAAAGGACAAGGTTTTGTTTACCTACATGATAGATGAATTTCTGTACAGAGCTACCATTGGGGTGAAGTATAAAGGGTATCGCTTTGATGTGGTTTCTTTGCAGCAGCTGGCCTACTCCTTTAGTAAGGTGGGTCTGAGTGATGAGAAGGTCTACGTCGTCCTACACAGGTTGCTGCTTCGAAGCATCAGGCAGCTTCGCAAAGGTGCCACCCAGGGGGCTCCAGCCGCTGCACTGGTGGGGGGAAACAGAGCTGAGCATCGGGATGGGAAGCGGGATGGGAAGCTACCTGAACAGCCGCGCCGCTCCGAGGGAAGCATCGTTCGGAGGGGACCCCAGTTTGACTTCCTCTGCCTGTCCACCTTTGTGAATTCCTACGCcgctgcaaaaatgaagccaAAACACTTATTCCACTTTGTGAGCTACATCataagggagaaaaaaaaaaaaaaagagttactATCGAATCAGTCCTTGTGCTGTCTAGTATACGGACTGGCAAAACTAGGACTTCAAGATCGGAAGATCCATCAGTTACTACTCAAGGAAGGTACCGAACGAGTAGACACACTGAAGCCATTCCAGGCTGTACTTCTCCTGTACTCGTTTAGCAAGCTAAGAATATACTCACGTATGTTTGTGAAGAGAGCAGTGCAGCTGTGCAGTCGGAATATCCACCAGTTGGCCTTGGCTGACTTATCGTTAGCATGTTACTCCCTGTCAAATATGCTCTGCAGAGATGTggtatttttgtataaagtctccaaaattattattcttaaaaattaCGAATTGGAGAGGACCAACGTTTGTCAGTTGTTTAATTCTTTTACCAAGTTGTGCTTCTTTTACAAGCCGATTTACCAGTTGGTGTTCCAAAGAATGGTGGTCTGCATGCACGACTTGGGGGAGAAGGAGCTGGCCAACGTCGCGCTCTCCTTCGCGTACTACTTTCACGTGGTGAGGCTGTGCCTTTGCGAGGGGGCGGCGAAGGAGCGGTCGGAGGAGGAGCGATCGGAGAAGCGGTCGGAGATGGGGTCGGAGAAACGATCGGAGAAGCCCCACTCGGAGGGCAGCCCCCCCCACGAAGACCCCCCATCGGAGGGCAGCCCCCCCCACGGAGACCCCCCATCGGAGCGCCACCTCGTGCAGACCCACCCAGACCTCTTCTTCAGAAACGaattgaacattttttttaacctcatATTTTTGCTAAACGAAAAGTACCGCCAAGAAATATCCATCATAAGCATCCAGCAGCTGCAAATAGTCGACCTCTACCTCAGAGCATCCTTCCCCAAGTATTACGATTtccccaaatttttaaaaactttttttgttaaggTGAGGAGTGTGAAGCTTCAAATCGATGACTATCTAATTATGTCCTCGAAAACGCATCGAAATGTATCCCGTTTCCTTAGCCTAGTTGGAGTTGCCCACAGGAGCGAAGTTCAGTTCGGTCCCTACCAACTCGACATCGTGGTGGACTTCCTgcagaatgaaaaaaaaatgagagcaCTTTTCCCAAGTGGGGCAATCCCCAGCGTGGAAGCTCACCCCAGAGTGGAAGCTCACCCCAGCGTGGAAGCCCACCCCAGCGTGGAAGCTCACCCCAATGTGGAAGCTCACCCAAACGGGGacataatttacaaaacgaAAAGGTTGCAGGGACAGAACCTCCTCGCAGAAAGAAGCCATTGCGAAAAACCAAATACACACAAcgtggtgcaaaaaaaaataaaaaaaaacatcgtCGTTGAAGTGGATGGGATTTCTCACTTTTACAAGGAGAGTCACAGTAGGACCATCAACtcgattataaaaaatttcattttaaaaaaatgcgggTGGCATATAATACACATCCCTTATCAGGAATGGAATCAGTGTATCGATTTTAGGAGGAGGCTTCTATACTCAGTTCAGGTGTTGCGACACATATTGCGCTTGAACAGGGAGGACATCTCCGTGGGGgattttcttcaccttttggAGGGACACACCCCTGTGAAGGGACAAACATACAGGACAGCACCGGACGCACGCGTGCCTAACAATGAGGAACACGTCACATCTGTAGAAGCGGAAACAAGCATTTCTAACCATGGAGAGATGAAGAATGGAGCCGACCTATTGGACACCCCTCACTTCTACACAGTCAGCGAAGAGGAGCTGTTCCGCAATCAGACGAAGAACCGAAGCAGACATCAAAAGGGATTAATGATGAAGATGCACCAGGACAACCAACTGAGTTACCACTTTAACATG
- a CDS encoding proliferating cell nuclear antigen (putative), with product MFECRIDGQFFKKLFETLKDICTEVNLECDENGIKMQSMDCSHVSLVDLNIMSDFFQHYSINFMLKILSVIKEKSTVFLFKEDNDNEAVLNIGIIDEEEQSNTEDSLEIQVKLINTQKEHLEIPQSEYHCQCTMKSKKFQEFTKYLNSIGDNVSISMKKDTMVLSTTGADIKVTKQFTNDMTDIAITCSKSVSQEFATRYLVMFSRASSLSDEVYISLSPNIPVSIRFNFKQPLTDLQDSSHLTFFLAPKIGEY from the exons ATGTTTGAGTGCAGAATTGATGGACAGTTTTTCAAAAAGCTGTTCGAAACGTTAAAGGATATCTGCACGGAAGTGAACTTGGAGTGTGacgaaaatggaataaaGATGCAGTCGATGGATTGTAGCCATGTGTCTCTGGTGGACCTAAACATCATGTCGGATTTTTTCCAGCACTACAG CATTAACTTCATGCTGAAAATATTGTCCGTGATAAAGGAAAAGTCAACAGTGTTCCTGTTCAAGGAGGACAACGACAATGAAGCAGTGCTGAACATCGGCATAATCGATGAAGAGGAGCAGTCCAACACGGAGGACTCTCTCGAAATACAAGTAAAGTTAATTAACACGCAGAAGGAGCATTTGGAGATTCCACAGTCTGAGTACCATTGTCAGTGTACCATGAAGTCCAAAAAATTTCAGGagtttacaaaatatttgaattCGATAGGAGATAATGTTTCGATCTCCATGAAGAAGGACACGATGGTGTTAAGTACAACTGGAGCTGACATAAAAGTCACTAAACAATTTACAAATGACATGACTGATATTGCTATTACTTGCTCTAAGTCGGTTTCTCAAGAGTTTGCCACGAGATACCTGGTCATGTTTTCTCGAGCTTCCTCTCTTTCGGACGAGGTGTACATTTCGCTGTCGCCCAACATCCCCGTGTCTATCAGGTTTAATTTCAAGCAACCCCTGACGGATCTGCAGGACAGCTCGCACCTCACCTTTTTCCTGGCCCCCAAGATTGGCGAGTACTGA
- a CDS encoding WD domain G-beta repeat domain containing protein (putative) has product MNRSGESGQTGQNDQADQTGQAAQNGQAAQTNLPGEHAFFFRGHKKSVTCVTCPDFNLSFFDYYEYDVGTGECDERNAYGGYNSGKFYKEDSPRSSPQGGDPFGDNAQHAMQPKVFPNVSLSTAYTGGKDACIIEWDLARGEKVHIYKGNPSAFQHFGRSNGISHFKSVMDLYCHKFNSFFISVGADNLINTWDNRVKKTCTHSVVGHKNVISSIVGSNENTDELNMEYNFFTSSYDKSIKLWDLRFLDKCINTYMGHTNDILSMTSLTQNKLITSSSDYTLRFWNTKNDNHILFNLNYEIVESCCSLNNRVFIAGTFSGHIYIFSSSYKKPICICKNAHSSYAVTALVSIPFTDIFISGSYDGYVNFWQYKSVSKTSATMRKVLAVPVDGAVSKFSFSPNYAYLFASVGDEMKHGKWTRTHSKNGLA; this is encoded by the coding sequence ATGAACCGTTCAGGTGAAAGTGGTCAAACTGGTCAAAACGATCAAGCTGATCAAACCGGTCAAGCTGCTCAAAACGGTCAAGCTGCTCAAACCAACCTACCTGGAGaacatgctttttttttccgcggaCACAAAAAGAGCGTCACGTGCGTTACTTGCCCAGATTTTAACCTTTCCTTCTTTGACTACTACGAGTACGATGTGGGAACTGGCGAGTGTGATGAGCGCAATGCTTACGGAGGGTACAACAGCGGGAAGTTTTACAAAGAGGATAGTCCCAGGAGCAGCCCGCAGGGAGGCGACCCCTTTGGAGACAACGCCCAACATGCCATGCAGCCGAAGGTGTTCCCCAACGTTTCCCTCAGCACAGCCTACACGGGGGGTAAAGACGCCTGTATCATCGAGTGGGACTTAGCTAGAGGAGAGAAggttcatatttataaaggAAATCCCAGCGCCTTTCAACATTTTGGAAGGAGCAACGGAATAAGCCATTTCAAGAGTGTAATGGATTTGTATTGTCATAaatttaattcctttttcatatCTGTTGGGGCGGACAACTTAATAAATACATGGGACAAcagagtgaaaaaaacatgcaccCATTCTGTAGTTGGacacaaaaatgtcattAGCTCAATTGTTGGGAGTAATGAAAATACGGATGAGTTAAACATGGAATACAATTTCTTCACATCCTCCTATGATAAATCGATTAAATTATGGGACTTGCGATTTTTGGACAAATGTATTAATACCTATATGGGACATACGAACGATATTTTAAGCATGACTTCTTTAAcccaaaataaattaattaccAGTTCGAGTGATTATACTCTCCGTTTTTGGAACACCAAAAATGATAACcatattttgtttaactTAAATTACGAAATTGTGGAGTCCTGCTGTTCCCTTAACAACAGGGTCTTCATCGCGGGGACCTTTTCTGGccatatttacattttttcatcttcttaTAAGAAGCCTATTtgtatttgcaaaaatgcacacagcTCCTACGCAGTGACGGCCCTTGTTAGCATCCCGTTCACGgatattttcatttccgGGTCGTACGATggttatgtaaatttttggCAGTACAAAAGCGTTAGCAAAACGTCGGCTACCATGCGGAAGGTCCTGGCCGTTCCGGTGGACGGCGCCGTAAGCAAGTTTTCCTTCTCGCCTAACTACGCGTATCTGTTTGCCTCCGTCGGGGACGAGATGAAGCATGGCAAGTGGACGCGCACGCACAGCAAGAACGGGCTGGCC